In Artemia franciscana chromosome 8, ASM3288406v1, whole genome shotgun sequence, a genomic segment contains:
- the LOC136030712 gene encoding uncharacterized protein LOC136030712 — MGFWNVRTMNQLSKTEQVLKEMRQYLINILVLSEIRWTGNGLEKFSDGYVMAFSGHPSVHRAGVGLLMSPLAHKAMTNWNPVNERIMTDRFVSNHTKMTIIACHAPTNEADEEEKDAFYNMLHSVTKDVPRHDVLCVVGDLNAKVGADRQYCPEVLGPHGMGEINENGTLLIDYALSNDLIIGGSMFDHKTIHKYTWVSPDGRTKNQIDHFLMSRRWRSSLCDVRGFRGADVNSDHILMIAEVRIKLKAQNRKTNTATHKQFDTDKLKDPDIRKNFCISLHNRFEALNLLDETNDFDVENTWTSVKSVYHDVAKANLGFKKRKKEEWISDDTWKYISKRKETRTLILNTSSPEQKAQLQLRYKEEDKAVKRSARKDKRIAIERKAAFAEEAAKKGDSKMVYRLTNEIVGKKTDRTSLVKDENGDVISDPQKADERWASHFEKVLNRPRPDDPEAVPDKPFLQIDVSANPPSTVEVTTAVKKLKNGRAPGVDGITAEMLKASLRACMFVLTALLVAIWNNEKVPKDWTRGILVKLFKKGDAQICDNWRGINLTSVPSKILASVILQRLRAALDSHLREEQHG, encoded by the coding sequence ATGGGTTTTTGGAACGTGAGAACGATGAACCAGTTATCCAAGACAGAGCAAGTCCTTAAAGAGATGAGACAATACCTCATCAATATACTCGTTCTCAGTGAAATAAGGTGGACTGGAAATGGATTAGAGAAGTTCAGTGATGGATATGTCATGGCATTTAGTGGTCATCCTTCCGTCCACCGTGCTGGTGTAGGACTTCTGATGTCGCCACTTGCACACAAAGCAATGACAAACTGGAACCCAGTTAACGAACGTATAATGACAGATCGCTTCGTATCAAATCACACAAAAATGACCATCATCGCATGCCACGCTCCAACAAACGAAGCTGATGAAGAGGAAAAAGATGCTTTCTATAACATGCTACACTCGGTCACCAAAGACGTTCCCAGGCATGATGTACTCTGCGTGGTTGGCGATCTAAATGCTAAAGTTGGTGCAGACCGCCAGTACTGCCCTGAAGTTCTGGGCCCACATGGCATGGGAGAGATAAATGAGAATGGCACACTGCTAATCGATTATGCACTAAGCAACGATTTGATAATAGGTGGTAGTATGTTCGACCATAAAACAATTCACAAGTACACATGGGTGTCCCCCGACGGCCGAACGAAGAAtcaaatcgaccatttcctcATGTCAAGACGTTGGAGAAGTAGCCTATGTGACGTGAGGGGTTTTCGAGGAGCGGATGTTAATTCAGATCACATCCTGATGATAGCCGAAGtaagaatcaaactgaaagctCAGAACCGGAAAACTAACACTGCAACACATAAACAATTTGACACCGATAAGCTGAAAGATCCTGACATCCGCAAAAACTTCTGCATATCTCTACATAACAGATTTGAAGCGTTAAATCTGCTCGACGAAACCAATGACTTTGATGTTGAGAATACATGGACCTCAGTCAAGAGTGTGTACCATGACGTTGCGAAGGCCAACCTTGGcttcaagaaaagaaagaaagaagaatggATATCGGATGACACATGGAAATACATCAGTAAACGCAAGGAAACCCGAACGCTTATCCTGAATACATCAAGCCCAGAGCAAAAAGCCCAATTACAGCTCCGCTACAAAGAAGAGGATAAAGCAGTGAAAAGAAGTGCCAGGAAAGATAAGAGAATTGCCATTGAGAGAAAAGCAGCCTTTGCAGAAGAAGCTGCAAAGAAAGGAGACTCAAAAATGGTTTATCGACTAACAAACGAGATAGTTGGAAAGAAAACAGATCGTACATCCCTTGTAAAAGATGAAAATGGAGACGTTATTTCGGATCCACAGAAAGCTGACGAGAGATGGGCCTCACATTTCGAGAAAGTCTTAAATAGGCCCAGACCTGATGATCCAGAAGCAGTACCGGATAAGCCATTTTTACAAATTGACGTAAGTGCTAACCCACCCAGCACGGTAGAAGTGACGACAGctgtgaaaaagctgaaaaatggacGTGCACCTGGAGTCGATGGGATCACGGCAGAGATGCTGAAAGCGTCCCTTCGAGCCTGCATGTTCGTATTGACGGCTCTTCTAGTGGCCATTTGGAACAACGAAAAAGTCCCAAAAGATTGGACCAGAGGTATACTGgtcaaactcttcaagaaaGGCGATGCACAAATTTGTGACAATTGGAGGGGCATCAATTTGACGTCTGTGCCTAGTAAAATACTAGCCTCAGTAATACTACAACGCCTAAGAGCAGCCCTGGACTCACATCTCAGGGAAGAGCAACATGGGTAA